A region from the Neurospora crassa OR74A linkage group V, whole genome shotgun sequence genome encodes:
- the gh6-2 gene encoding exoglucanase 2 has translation MAAKKLLLAAALTASALAAPVLEDRQNCGSAWSQCGGIGWSGATCCSSGNSCVEINSYYSQCLPGAQVTTTAGASSTSPTSTSKVSSTTSKVTSSSAAQPITTTTAPSVPTTTIAGGASSTASFTGNPFLGVQGWANSYYSSEIYNHAIPSMTGSLAAQASAVAKVPTFQWLDRNVTVDTLMKSTLEEIRAANKAGANPPYAAHFVVYDLPDRDCAAAASNGEFSIANGGVANYKTYINAIRKLLIEYSDIRTILVIEPDSLANLVTNTNVAKCANAASAYRECTNYAITQLDLPHVAQYLDAGHGGWLGWPANIQPAATLFADIYKAAGKPKSVRGLVTNVSNYNGWSLSSAPSYTTPNPNYDEKKYIEAFSPLLNAAGFPAQFIVDTGRSGKQPTGQIEQGDWCNAIGTGFGVRPTTNTGSSLADAFVWVKPGGESDGTSDTSATRYDYHCGLSDALKPAPEAGQWFQAYFEQLLKNANPAF, from the exons ATGGCTGCCAAGAAGCTCCTTCTCGCTGCCGCCTTGACGGCCTCTGCCCTCGCCGCTCCCGTCCTCGAGGATCGCCAGAACTGCGGCTCTGCCTG GAGCCAGTGCGGTGGTATTGGCTGGTCTGGTGCGACTTGCTGCTCCTCCGGCAACTCCTGCGTTGAGATCAACTCTTACTACTCCCAGTGCTTGCCCGGCGCTCAGGTTACCACCACTGCTGGGGCTTCTTCCACCAGCCctaccagcaccagcaaggTCTctagcaccaccagcaaggttaccagcagcagcgctgCCCAGCCCATCACCACTACTACCGCTCCTTCGgtgcccaccaccaccattgctGGCGGTGCTTCCTCCACTGCTAGCTTCACTGGCAACCCCTTCCTTGGTGTTCAGGGCTGGGCCAACAGCTACTACTCCTCCGAGATTTACAACCATGCCATTCCTTCCATGACTGGCAGCTTGGCTGCTCAGGCGTCTGCCGTTGCCAAGGTTCCCACCTTCCAGTGGCTTGACCGCAACGTCACCGTTGACACCCTCATGAAGAGCACCCTTGAGGAGATTCGCGCGGCCAACAAGGCCGGTGCCAACCCTCCCTACGCCGCTCACTTTGTCGTCTACGATCTCCCTGACCGTGACTgcgctgctgccgcctccAACGGCGAGTTCTCCATCGCCAACGGCGGCGTTGCCAACTACAAGACCTACATCAACGCCATCCGCAAACTCCTGATTGAGTACTCGGACATCCGcaccatcctcgtcatcgagcCCGACTCGCTTGCTAACCTcgtcaccaacaccaacgttGCCAAGTGTGCCAATGCCGCCTCCGCCTACAGGGAGTGCACCAACTACGCCATCACCCAGCTCGACCTTCCTCACGTCGCCCAGTACCTTGATGCTGGTCACGGTGGCTGGCTCGGCTGGCCCGCTAACATCCAGCCTGCTGCCACCCTCTTCGCCGACATTTACAAGGCCGCCGGTAAGCCCAAGTCCGTCCGCGGTCTCGTCACCAACGTCTCCAACTACAACGGCTGGTCGCTATCCTCCGCTCCCTCGTACACCACGCCCAACCCCAACTACGACGAGAAGAAGTACATCGAGGCTTTCTCCCCTCTTCTCAACGCTGCCGGCTTCCCGGCCCAGTTCATCGTTGACACGGGCCGTTCCGGCAAGCAGCCGACTGGCCAGATCGAGCAGGGTGACTGGTGTAACGCCATCGGCACTGGCTTCGGTGTCCGCCCTACCACCAACACTGGCTCCTCGTTGGCTGATGCCTTCGTCTGGGTCAAGCCCGGTGGTGAGTCCGATGGTACCAGCGACACCTCCGCTACCCGCTATGACTACCACTGCGGTCTCTCGGATGCCCTCAAGCCTGCCCCTGAGGCTGGCCAGTGGTTCCAGGCTTACTTTGAGCAGCTGCTCAAGAACGCTAACCCCGCTTTCTGA